GCCTTCTCGTGCACCACCGCCCACAGGGCCTCGGCGGCGGCGTAGGGGTCTTCGGGACCGGGGTAGGTGAGGCTGCGGCCCACCAGGACTCCCCGCACCGACGGGCCGGCCCGCATCGCCGCGGCCACCTCCTCCAGCAGGGGACCCGGCGCCCCCCGCGTCTCGCCGCCCAGCAGCAGCAGGGGGCACGTGGTGGCCTCCGCCACCCGCTCGAACTGCGGGCAGTAGGGCACCTTCAGCCACGTCCGCGCAGAGGAGGCCCCCAGACCGGTGGCGATGTTCACCACCGTCACCAGCGCTTCCGGCGTCCGGACCACGTGGTAGCCCTCCCGGCCGCGGGCGACCATCATCACCTCCAGGAACACCGGCAGCCCCCGCTGGTGGCAGGCGGTCACCGCCCGGGCGCAGGCCTCCAGGGTCCGCAGGGTGGCCGGATCGGAGAGGTCCACCCGCACCATGACCTTGGCCCCGTCCAGCCCCAGGGAGGCGATGCGCTCGGGGGTGAAGGCCGTCATGCGGTCGTCCAGCTCGAAGGCGCTGCCGTGCAGCCCGCCCCGGTTCATGCACCCGACCAGCACCTTGTGGTCCAGAAAGCCCGGCCCGCCGCGCTCCTTGTCGAGCCGCTGGAGGATCATCAGCTCCTCCAGGATGTCCGGGGTGGCCATCACGCCGTCCGCCCGGCCGATCAGGACCCGGAGGATGCGGGCCAGCAGCGCCCGGCGGCTGCCCATGGCCAGCGGGTCCGCCCCGGCCCGCAGGACGCCGCGCGCCGGGTGGTCGGCGGCCAGCAGGACCAGGCGCCCGTCGGGCGCGATCTGCTCCCGCCGCCGCCGGGCGGCGGCCTCCTCCTCCACCACCTGCGGCCGCTGAATGCGGACGTCGGTGATGCGGGCGACGGCTGCGGGGGGAAGAAACGCGTCGGGGGAGAACGCCGCGCCCCCGGCCGTGCGGCCGGCCACCCTCCCTGGTGCACCCAGGGGGCCCTGCTGTCCGGCCGACGGGCCCCTGGTCCGCGCCCGCGCACCGCGCCTCACGGTCTATCCTCCCCCGGCAGCAGGTACACACCCGCCGGCCTCATCCGCAGGACCACCGACGTCCCCGGCGGCAGCAGGCCCCGCTCGGACAGCGGCTCGACCGCCGTCACCTCGCCCAGGAGGGTCTCGACCAGGTACTCCAGCGTCATGCCCATGAAGAACCCCGCCCGCACCCGGCCGGGCAGGCCCTCCCCGTCGGTGGCGATGGCGACCGCTTCCGGGCGGACCATCACTGTGACCGCCCCGGACGGTGCGCCCTCCTGCCGGAAGGCGAAGCGGTACGGCCCCAGGGTCACCTGGCCGTCGTGGTAGTGGCCGGGCAGGAGGTTGGCCTCTCCGATGAAGTCGGCCACAAAGCGGCTGGCCGGCCGCCGGTACAGCTCCTCGGGCGTGCCCACCTGCTCCACCTTTCCCTGGTTCATCACCACCACCACGTCCGACAGGGCCAGGGCCTCGGCCTGGTCGTGGGTGACATAGATGGTGGTGATGCCCAGCCGCCGCTGCAGGTCGCGGATCTCCGCCCGCACCCGCTTGCGCAGCTTGGCGTCCAGGTTAGACAGCGGCTCGTCGAACAGCAGCACGCGGGGCTGCATCACCAGGGCCCGGGCCACCGCCACCCGCTGCTGCTGGCCGCCGGACAGCTGGGCCGGGTAGCGGTCTTCCAGCCCTGGCAGTCCCACCAGGGCCATCGCCTCCGCCACCCGCCGGCGGATCTCGGACTCGGGCAGGCGCCGTACCCGCAGGCCGTAGGCGACGTTCTCGAAGACCGTGAGGTGCGGGAACAGGGCGTAGGCCTGGAAGACCAGGGTCACTCCCCGGCTGGCCGCCGGCAGCGGGGTGACGTCCTCCTCGCCGATGTACACGCGCCCCGCGGTGGGCTTCTCCAGCCCCGCGATGATCCGCAGGGTGGTGGTCTTCCCGCACCCCGACGGGCCCAGGAGCGTGACCAGACGCCCCGGCGGGATGTCCAGGGTCACCCGGTCCACCGCCACCACCGGGCCGAATGTCTTGGTCACCCCGTCCAGGCGGACGCGGACGGCCTGGTCTGTGGCTGTCACGGCATCTCCCTCACAGGGTCGGCACCACCCCCACGTGGCGCGCGCCCAGCCGCTGGGTCGCCAGGTACAGGGCCACGATGACGGCCGCCATGAAGACCACCAGCACCCACGACAGGGCGGCGGCCAGGCCCACGGTGCCGTAGTTCACGTAGGAGAGAATCTGGGTGGTGGCCAGGTTGGTGCGCGGCGTGATCAGGAAGATGACCTGGCTGATGGCGGTCATCGCCCGGACGAAGCTGAACACCGCGCCCGCCAGCAGGGCCGGCCACACCAGCGGCACCACCACCCGTCGGAGGGTGGTCGCCGCGCCGGCCGCCAGGACGGTGGAGGCTTCTTCCAGGGACCGGTCGATCTGCAGGACCGCCGCCACCCCCGCCCGCAGCGCCACCGGCATGTTGCGGAATACGAACGCCAGGATAATGATGAGCTCGGTGCCGGTCAGCAGCAGAGGGCCCTGGTTGAAGGCCAGGATGTAGCCGATCCCCATCACGGTGCCGGGCGTGGCGAAGGACAGCATCGACGCCACCTCCAGGGCCCGCCGGCCCACAAACGCATAGCGGGTCACGAGATAGCCGATCCCGAACCCGACCGCCGTGGAGGGGACGGCGGCGATCGCCGCCAGCACCGCGGACGTGCGGAACACCGCCCACCCGGTGGGCGACAGTCCCCGGTAGTGGGCGGCCGTCAGGGTATAGTCAAACCCCCACAACTTGGTGAGGCTGCCCACGGCCACCGAGCCGTACAGCACCGCGGTCAGCAGGATCCACAGGAGGAACAGGGCGTTGCCGCCGTACTCCAGACCCGCCGGCAGGGGCCGCCGGTATCCGGCGGTGGGGCGCCCGGTCACGGTGACGTAGCCAGCCCGCCCGATCCACCGCTGCTGGAGGAAGAAGATGGCAAACGTCATCAGGAGCAGCGTCGCGCCGAACACCGCCGCTTCGTGGGGGTTGTACCGGCCCACCAGGGAGAAGAACACCTCGGTGGCCAGGTAGGGCTTGTCGCCTCCCACCACGATGGGGTTGCCGAAGTCGGCCAGGCTCTCGATGGCCACCAGCAGGAAGGCGTTGGCCAGCCCCGGGCGCGCCAGCGGCCAGATCACCGTGCGCAGGACGTGCCAGCGGGGAGCGCCCAGGGTCTCGGCGGCCTCCTCCTGCGAGATGTCCAGCGCCCGCACCACCCCCTGCAGGACCAGGAAGGCGATGGGGGTGTAGGCCAGGATCTGGGCCAGCGCCACCCCCAGGGGGCCGAAGAACGCCGCGGTGGACAGCCCCAGCACCCGGTGCGTGATGAACCCCCGCCGCCCGAACAGGTAGATGATGGCCAGCCCCAGGACGAACGGCGGCGTGATGATCGGCAGGATGGACACAGGTCCGAACAGCCGGCGCAGCGGCAGCCGGGATCGCTCGGCCAGCAGGGCAAACAGAAAGCCCAGCCCGGTGGAGATGGTGCTGACCACCACCGCCAGCAGGACGCTGTTGCGCACCGCCCCGAACCCCAGGTACAGCGCCGCCAGCGCCCCCACGCCCACCCCCGCCCGCAGCCCCCAGGCCAGCGCGGTCCGGCCGCCGCGGCGCAACCCTGCGGCGGCCAGGGCGGCCGCGGTGCCGGCCGCCGCGCCCACCCCGGCCGCCAGGCGTCCTTCGTGGACGGGGGTGGCGGGGTTGTTGACCATCAGGAAGATCGGCGAGCGGACCGTCTCCCGGACCACCTCCAGGGTGAGATGTCCGCGCACCACCACGCTGGCCTGCAGCACGGCCACCAGCGGGTACACGATGAACGCCGCCACGAACCCCCACGCCCAGAGGATCCCGACGGCGATGAACGGGTCGGCGTGGAGGTATCCCGCCGCGGACAGCGCGGCGCCGGCCAGGGCCAGGTAGCCCAGGATCGCCGCCCAGGCCGCCGGCCCCATGGGCGCACCCCGCTGCCCCACCGCGAGGGCCGTCGCGGCCAGCCCGACCGCGGCCAGGATGAGTGCCGCCCGCCCGCGGGCGGCCAGGGGCAGCGGGGCGCCGCCGGCGACTGCGGCCAGCGCCCCGGCTGCCACCGCCACGGCCACCCGCCAGTCCCGTCCCACCAGGTCCAGGCCGAGAGTCTGCGGGACGAAAACCCCCAGGTCGCGCCCCACGCGCGCCCACGGCAGGGCCAGGGCGGCCAGGGCCGCCAGCGCCCCCCACGCCGTCAGGGACGGCACGACCCGGACGGCCGGACGGGCGGGAGCGACCAGCACCTGGGCCATGGACCGCTCCCCCTACTTGGGCAGGGGGAAGACCTCCTTCGTCCACCGGTTGACCAGCCCGTCCCGCACCGACGCCTTCCCGTACTTCAGGAAGTCGTACTTGATCACGTTGAACGCCTCAAACCGCGGCGCCACCGACGGAACCGGCGTCTTGGAGTTGGACGGGATCTGGTAGGAGCCCGCCTGCGCCGCCAGAGCCTGGGCGGCGGGGGTGAGGGCCCACTCGATGAAGGTGATGCCGTGACTGCGGTTGGGCGCACCCTTGACCAGGCTCAGCCCTCCGATCTCGTAGCCGGTGCCGTCCCGGGCTGCCCCGTAGGTGATGGGGAACCCCCGCAGCACCTGCAGGACCGCGTCGTGGACGAACGTGACGCCCACCGCCACCTCCCCGCGCCCGGTCAGCACGCCGGGATCGGCACCTCCCCGGGTGTACTGGGCCACGTTGCGGTGGATCCGCTTGAGGAGATCAAAGGCCTTCTCCTCCCCGAACAGCTGGACCACCGTGGCCAGCATGGTGTACCCGGTCCCGGAGGTGTTGGGGTTGGGATACGCCACCAGCCCCCGCAGCCGCGGGTCGGCCAGGTCCTCCCACCGCCGGGGCTCGGGGATGTTCTTCTCCCGCAGCAGCGAGGGATTGATGGCCCATCCCAGAATGCCGGCGTACAGCGGGATGTACTTGCCGGCCACCGCCTCCCGCAGCTCGGGCCGCAGGTCCGCCCACGCCCGGGGCCGGTAGAATTCGGTCAGCCCCTCCTCGTTGGCCACGATGTGCGGGTCGCCGGTGCCGCCGAACCACACGTCGAACACCGGGTTGGCCCGCTCGGCCCGCAGCCGGGCCAGGGCCTCGCCGGAACTGAGGCGCACGAACTCCAGCGCGATGCCCGTGGCCTTGGGAAATTCGGCCCGGATCAGGTCGCACCACTCCACGTTGGGACTGCACAGCACCGTCACCTTCCCCGCCGGCGCCGCGTGCCCGGCCAGCGACGCCAGCAGCACGGCCAGAACCGCCACCACGATCCGTCTCATCGTCTCCCCTCCTTCAGGATGGTGCGGTCGCGCGCAGGGCCCGCAGGTAGCGCACCGCCTGCGCCGCCGCCTGCTCCGGATCGGGCAGGGGCAGGATCTCCGCCGACAGAAACCCGCCGTACCCGATCTCCTCCAGCACGCCCAGGATCCTCCGGAAGTCCAGGTGCCCCCACCCCGGCGCCCGCCGGTTGCTGTCGGCCACGTGGACGTGGAACAGCCGGTCCCGGCCGTGGCGCAGGGCATCCTCGATGGAGACCTCCTCGATGTTCATGTGGAAGGTGTCGGCCAGCACCCCCACCCGGGGCGACCTGACCCGGTCCAGGAGCTGCAGGACCTCGCCCACCGTGGCCAGGTAGTCGGTCTCGTACCGGTTGATGGGCTCGATGGCCAGTCGCACCCCCAGCCGCTCGGCGTCGGGCAGCAGGCGCTGTAGCGCCTCCTCCAGGCGGCGGTCGGCGCTCTCCCGCCCATCCTCGATCCGCCCGCGCACCAGGCCCACGATCACCAGAGCCCCCCACCGGGCCGCCAGGTCAAGGTGCGCCCGCAGGCGCTCCACGGCCCGCCGGCGGATGTCGGGATCCCGGGCGGTGAGGCTCAGCCCGTCGGCCAGGTAGGCCTGCCCGGTGCCCAGGGCGGGGACGGTGAGGCCGGCCTGGCGCGTGCGCTCCCACAGCGCGTCGGCATCCACCGCCTGGGGGTCGCGCACTGCCAGCTCCACCCCGTCGTAGCCCAGCGCGGCTGCCCGCTCGATGGCCCGGGCCCAGTCCGCCTGCGCCGCCACGGCGGCGAACGAGGTCTCCTCGACGGAGATCACCAGGCTGATCTTCACGGCCT
This is a stretch of genomic DNA from Armatimonadota bacterium. It encodes these proteins:
- a CDS encoding ABC transporter ATP-binding protein produces the protein MTATDQAVRVRLDGVTKTFGPVVAVDRVTLDIPPGRLVTLLGPSGCGKTTTLRIIAGLEKPTAGRVYIGEEDVTPLPAASRGVTLVFQAYALFPHLTVFENVAYGLRVRRLPESEIRRRVAEAMALVGLPGLEDRYPAQLSGGQQQRVAVARALVMQPRVLLFDEPLSNLDAKLRKRVRAEIRDLQRRLGITTIYVTHDQAEALALSDVVVVMNQGKVEQVGTPEELYRRPASRFVADFIGEANLLPGHYHDGQVTLGPYRFAFRQEGAPSGAVTVMVRPEAVAIATDGEGLPGRVRAGFFMGMTLEYLVETLLGEVTAVEPLSERGLLPPGTSVVLRMRPAGVYLLPGEDRP
- a CDS encoding iron ABC transporter permease, which codes for MAQVLVAPARPAVRVVPSLTAWGALAALAALALPWARVGRDLGVFVPQTLGLDLVGRDWRVAVAVAAGALAAVAGGAPLPLAARGRAALILAAVGLAATALAVGQRGAPMGPAAWAAILGYLALAGAALSAAGYLHADPFIAVGILWAWGFVAAFIVYPLVAVLQASVVVRGHLTLEVVRETVRSPIFLMVNNPATPVHEGRLAAGVGAAAGTAAALAAAGLRRGGRTALAWGLRAGVGVGALAALYLGFGAVRNSVLLAVVVSTISTGLGFLFALLAERSRLPLRRLFGPVSILPIITPPFVLGLAIIYLFGRRGFITHRVLGLSTAAFFGPLGVALAQILAYTPIAFLVLQGVVRALDISQEEAAETLGAPRWHVLRTVIWPLARPGLANAFLLVAIESLADFGNPIVVGGDKPYLATEVFFSLVGRYNPHEAAVFGATLLLMTFAIFFLQQRWIGRAGYVTVTGRPTAGYRRPLPAGLEYGGNALFLLWILLTAVLYGSVAVGSLTKLWGFDYTLTAAHYRGLSPTGWAVFRTSAVLAAIAAVPSTAVGFGIGYLVTRYAFVGRRALEVASMLSFATPGTVMGIGYILAFNQGPLLLTGTELIIILAFVFRNMPVALRAGVAAVLQIDRSLEEASTVLAAGAATTLRRVVVPLVWPALLAGAVFSFVRAMTAISQVIFLITPRTNLATTQILSYVNYGTVGLAAALSWVLVVFMAAVIVALYLATQRLGARHVGVVPTL
- a CDS encoding ABC transporter substrate-binding protein — protein: MRRIVVAVLAVLLASLAGHAAPAGKVTVLCSPNVEWCDLIRAEFPKATGIALEFVRLSSGEALARLRAERANPVFDVWFGGTGDPHIVANEEGLTEFYRPRAWADLRPELREAVAGKYIPLYAGILGWAINPSLLREKNIPEPRRWEDLADPRLRGLVAYPNPNTSGTGYTMLATVVQLFGEEKAFDLLKRIHRNVAQYTRGGADPGVLTGRGEVAVGVTFVHDAVLQVLRGFPITYGAARDGTGYEIGGLSLVKGAPNRSHGITFIEWALTPAAQALAAQAGSYQIPSNSKTPVPSVAPRFEAFNVIKYDFLKYGKASVRDGLVNRWTKEVFPLPK
- the iolO gene encoding 5-keto-L-gluconate epimerase, which translates into the protein MKISLVISVEETSFAAVAAQADWARAIERAAALGYDGVELAVRDPQAVDADALWERTRQAGLTVPALGTGQAYLADGLSLTARDPDIRRRAVERLRAHLDLAARWGALVIVGLVRGRIEDGRESADRRLEEALQRLLPDAERLGVRLAIEPINRYETDYLATVGEVLQLLDRVRSPRVGVLADTFHMNIEEVSIEDALRHGRDRLFHVHVADSNRRAPGWGHLDFRRILGVLEEIGYGGFLSAEILPLPDPEQAAAQAVRYLRALRATAPS